One Turneriella parva DSM 21527 genomic region harbors:
- a CDS encoding transglutaminase-like domain-containing protein codes for MVDEVYLRPTWTIDSDHPEVVTYAETITQGLTTPREKAVALYYAVRDLVMYDMMVEHFSREVFKASQCLHAKRTFCIPKAVLLAACARAVGIPSRLGFADVTNHLATPKMLEMLGGDYFAFHGYTDLYIDGKWVKATPAFNERLCRFFKIKPLEFDGRSDSVFHEFSADGNKHMEYLHDHGTFADMPYELMIETFRKHYPHWFQAGGSLAKWA; via the coding sequence ATGGTTGATGAAGTCTACCTCAGGCCAACCTGGACCATCGATTCAGACCACCCCGAAGTCGTCACCTATGCAGAAACGATCACGCAGGGCTTAACCACACCGCGTGAGAAAGCCGTCGCACTCTATTACGCGGTGCGCGATCTTGTCATGTACGACATGATGGTTGAACATTTCTCGCGCGAAGTATTCAAGGCTAGCCAATGCCTGCACGCGAAGCGCACGTTTTGTATTCCGAAAGCGGTGCTGCTCGCCGCCTGCGCGCGCGCGGTGGGTATACCCTCGCGTTTAGGCTTTGCCGACGTCACGAACCATCTCGCGACACCGAAGATGCTCGAGATGTTGGGGGGTGACTACTTTGCATTTCATGGGTATACCGACCTCTACATCGATGGCAAGTGGGTGAAGGCGACGCCGGCGTTCAACGAGCGGCTCTGCCGTTTCTTTAAGATCAAGCCGCTCGAATTCGACGGCCGCAGCGATTCGGTTTTTCACGAATTCTCAGCCGATGGCAACAAGCATATGGAATATCTGCACGACCACGGTACGTTTGCCGATATGCCATATGAGCTGATGATCGAAACGTTTCGCAAGCACTACCCGCACTGGTTTCAGGCGGGCGGTTCGCTTGCAAAATGGGCGTGA
- a CDS encoding MarR family winged helix-turn-helix transcriptional regulator, whose protein sequence is MMRGGATQLNWLNAGAVCLNFNLRRTSRAVTQYYDEALKPTGVKVTQFTILMAIASESVARSGQEGHGAGGAGVRRVQDGQAVNQGANQTGGSITNIARLAMVDRTTLTRSLKILEDDKLIEIRKAQPGNKRRVIITAKGIKKMKEIYPYWFRAQRELVKKLTPVKTRELRHLLGDVKNSAEALHG, encoded by the coding sequence ATGATGCGCGGTGGGGCAACACAACTCAACTGGCTCAATGCAGGTGCGGTCTGCCTCAATTTCAACCTGCGCCGCACCTCGCGCGCGGTCACGCAGTATTATGACGAAGCCCTGAAGCCCACGGGCGTCAAAGTGACGCAGTTCACCATTCTCATGGCAATCGCTTCAGAATCCGTCGCGCGTAGTGGTCAAGAGGGCCATGGCGCAGGAGGTGCCGGGGTTCGCCGCGTCCAGGATGGCCAAGCGGTGAACCAGGGCGCGAACCAGACGGGAGGCTCCATTACGAACATCGCCCGCCTCGCGATGGTCGATCGCACAACCCTTACGCGCAGCCTCAAGATTCTCGAAGACGACAAGCTGATCGAGATTCGCAAGGCGCAGCCGGGTAACAAACGGCGGGTAATTATCACAGCCAAGGGAATAAAGAAGATGAAAGAGATTTATCCCTATTGGTTTCGTGCACAGCGCGAGCTGGTGAAGAAGCTCACGCCTGTAAAAACCCGCGAGCTCAGGCACCTGCTCGGTGACGTGAAGAACTCCGCCGAGGCGCTGCATGGTTGA
- a CDS encoding oxygenase MpaB family protein — MPHVAASASPAYPARFRDPSQNKDFFLALTERLFIRRKVTPQEVARYGTYLWQGDSDADALALKFHDLGMVRQGSPQVQTPMAMLQQAVTGNLPQDAPRELEQLMKNVSQDPAWLDRRLIDIGARLSQRSGMLGEYVLSCVSLMGGYRSAAANKPIAFTGQLEYMAPRRLAETAKFGFDVTRTGAMAVGATGYQAALKVRMMHAHVRLMLDRSPRWRHAEWGLPINQADLIATNVLFSAVYLGGLRVLGLQISDEESLGVMHLWRYIGWLMGVADELLPENEEEGTRMAWLAGVTQPPADEDSRMLGHALMQVPLARAEGSLARAAAWLEMQLRSGFSRIVLGDPAGDDLGLPNNPFKYAIAFTTPVIFAAETLRRLVPGATELAVQLGDALQRRMVERPLAGKPATFTPPQSLKRESAYA; from the coding sequence ATGCCACATGTAGCTGCTTCTGCATCGCCTGCGTACCCTGCGCGCTTTCGCGACCCGTCTCAAAACAAAGATTTTTTTCTCGCACTCACCGAGCGCCTTTTTATTCGGCGAAAAGTGACGCCGCAAGAGGTCGCGCGTTACGGCACCTACCTTTGGCAAGGCGACAGCGATGCCGATGCACTCGCGCTGAAATTTCACGACTTGGGAATGGTTCGGCAAGGCTCACCACAAGTGCAAACGCCGATGGCGATGCTGCAGCAGGCAGTCACGGGTAATCTGCCGCAAGACGCACCGCGTGAGCTTGAACAGTTGATGAAAAATGTTTCTCAAGACCCAGCGTGGCTTGACAGACGACTCATCGATATCGGCGCACGGCTGTCGCAGCGCAGCGGTATGCTCGGCGAATATGTGCTTTCGTGCGTGAGTCTTATGGGCGGTTATCGATCCGCCGCTGCGAATAAACCCATCGCCTTCACCGGCCAACTCGAGTACATGGCACCGCGCCGCCTCGCCGAAACTGCAAAGTTTGGCTTTGATGTGACGCGCACGGGCGCGATGGCTGTCGGTGCGACAGGGTATCAGGCCGCACTCAAAGTGCGCATGATGCACGCGCATGTACGGCTGATGCTCGACCGTTCGCCCCGCTGGCGTCATGCCGAGTGGGGGCTGCCCATCAATCAGGCGGATCTCATAGCGACGAATGTGCTTTTTTCTGCGGTCTATCTCGGGGGCCTCAGGGTTCTCGGGCTGCAGATATCTGACGAAGAATCGCTCGGTGTCATGCACCTGTGGCGCTATATCGGCTGGCTGATGGGCGTTGCTGACGAGCTGCTGCCTGAAAACGAAGAAGAAGGCACGCGTATGGCCTGGCTCGCGGGCGTAACTCAGCCCCCTGCCGATGAAGATTCGCGTATGCTCGGCCACGCGCTGATGCAGGTGCCGCTCGCGCGCGCAGAAGGTTCGCTCGCCCGGGCAGCTGCGTGGCTTGAGATGCAACTGAGATCGGGCTTTAGCCGCATTGTGCTCGGTGACCCCGCGGGCGACGATCTCGGCCTGCCGAATAATCCGTTCAAATACGCGATCGCTTTTACAACTCCGGTAATCTTCGCGGCCGAAACATTGCGGCGGCTGGTGCCCGGCGCGACCGAACTTGCCGTTCAGCTGGGCGATGCGTTGCAGCGCCGCATGGTCGAGAGGCCCCTCGCCGGCAAGCCTGCAACCTTTACCCCGCCGCAATCGCTGAAGCGCGAGTCGGCGTATGCCTGA
- a CDS encoding MliC family protein: MKSRIFTLLSLLFFQHSHNHLQAESQPRENKVHYRCAAGKTVYAAFWLGEPGKVRLKLSDGRSYRLPQVMSASGVKYAKNEDQFIFWSKGDSAFILENDVMTYRDCKSRK; the protein is encoded by the coding sequence GTGAAGTCCAGAATATTCACTCTTCTCTCTCTGCTTTTCTTTCAACATTCTCACAATCATCTTCAGGCTGAAAGCCAGCCGCGCGAAAACAAAGTCCATTACCGATGTGCCGCGGGTAAAACCGTCTATGCCGCATTCTGGCTGGGTGAACCCGGCAAGGTAAGGCTGAAGCTCAGCGACGGTCGTTCGTATCGTCTGCCACAGGTCATGTCAGCTTCGGGCGTCAAATACGCAAAAAATGAGGATCAATTCATTTTCTGGAGCAAGGGCGACTCAGCATTCATTCTCGAAAACGATGTCATGACCTACCGCGACTGTAAAAGCCGCAAATGA
- the smpB gene encoding SsrA-binding protein SmpB encodes MEIAVNRKARFNYEIVEDFEAGIALTGTEVKSLRQKKVNISDGYVLLRGPLVQLINCRIEPYEKGNIMNHDPLRPRNLLLKQKEIDRMRGKMHERGYALLPLKMYFKGRYVKVLIGLGKGKKSHDKRSSIREKDIRRDTEREMKDYK; translated from the coding sequence ATGGAAATTGCCGTCAATCGTAAGGCTCGCTTCAACTACGAAATTGTCGAAGATTTCGAGGCCGGCATTGCGCTCACGGGAACCGAAGTCAAATCGCTGCGCCAGAAAAAGGTGAATATTTCAGATGGTTATGTGCTGTTGCGCGGGCCTCTGGTGCAGCTGATCAACTGCCGCATCGAACCCTATGAAAAGGGCAATATCATGAACCATGATCCGCTGCGGCCCCGCAACCTGCTGCTGAAGCAGAAAGAGATCGACCGCATGCGCGGCAAGATGCACGAACGTGGTTATGCTTTGCTGCCCCTCAAAATGTACTTTAAGGGCCGTTATGTGAAAGTGCTGATCGGGCTCGGCAAAGGTAAAAAGTCGCATGATAAGCGTTCATCGATTCGTGAAAAAGACATTCGCCGCGACACCGAGCGCGAGATGAAAGATTACAAATAG
- a CDS encoding MBL fold metallo-hydrolase, producing MFKKITRFVAVALLVALTGLIITGWSAFGKRASGERRQRMAASPQWQASQFENPQPLKNDFWGAMAAMTRASKFVAPSGPVPALTHSSADFRIAPESGLRVTWFGHSSTLVEIDGYRVLTDPVFGERVSPLPFAGPKRWYAPPVALDDLPEIDAVVISHDHYDHLDMQTVRQMRSWRNIFVVPLGMGAHLAYWGIPESRIVELDWWQEKAFSRAGAFKIVLTPARHASGRVLIDNNAKLWGGFALIGAKHRVYYSGDTGLFPAMKEIGTKLGPFDLTMIEVGQYHRSWPDWHIGPEQAVKAHNWVRGRVMLPVHWGLFVLAAHSWTEPIERVSKEASLRSVTVATPRPGQSFEPGITRLNRWWPQVEWQTAQEHPIVSTQVNEQ from the coding sequence ATGTTCAAAAAAATCACGCGATTTGTGGCGGTGGCGCTGCTCGTCGCTTTGACCGGGTTGATTATCACAGGGTGGTCTGCTTTTGGCAAGCGTGCTTCGGGCGAAAGGCGACAGAGAATGGCCGCGTCACCGCAATGGCAGGCTTCGCAATTTGAAAATCCTCAACCTTTGAAAAACGATTTCTGGGGCGCCATGGCCGCGATGACACGCGCGAGTAAATTCGTCGCGCCGTCGGGGCCCGTACCTGCGCTTACCCATTCATCGGCAGATTTTCGTATCGCCCCCGAATCGGGCCTGCGCGTCACCTGGTTTGGACATTCTTCGACGCTGGTTGAAATCGATGGCTACCGGGTGCTCACCGACCCGGTCTTCGGTGAACGGGTTTCTCCGCTGCCCTTTGCCGGGCCGAAACGCTGGTACGCGCCCCCGGTTGCGCTGGACGACCTTCCCGAAATAGACGCAGTTGTTATTTCGCACGATCACTACGATCATCTCGACATGCAGACGGTTCGGCAGATGCGTTCGTGGCGAAACATTTTCGTCGTGCCGCTTGGTATGGGCGCGCATCTCGCGTACTGGGGCATACCCGAAAGCCGCATCGTCGAGCTCGACTGGTGGCAAGAGAAGGCGTTCAGCCGCGCCGGCGCATTCAAGATTGTACTCACGCCGGCGAGGCATGCTTCGGGTCGCGTGCTGATCGACAACAATGCGAAACTCTGGGGTGGGTTCGCGCTCATCGGGGCAAAACACCGGGTATACTATTCGGGCGACACGGGCCTTTTTCCCGCAATGAAAGAGATCGGTACGAAACTCGGGCCTTTCGACCTCACGATGATCGAAGTCGGGCAGTACCACCGCAGCTGGCCTGACTGGCATATCGGCCCTGAACAAGCGGTAAAGGCACACAACTGGGTTCGCGGCCGTGTGATGCTGCCGGTGCATTGGGGCCTTTTCGTGCTCGCCGCCCACAGCTGGACAGAGCCGATAGAACGCGTGAGCAAAGAAGCCTCACTGCGATCTGTCACCGTCGCGACACCGAGGCCGGGGCAGAGTTTCGAACCCGGCATCACTAGACTTAACCGCTGGTGGCCGCAGGTTGAATGGCAGACAGCGCAAGAACACCCTATAGTCTCGACTCAGGTGAATGAGCAATGA
- a CDS encoding spiro-SPASM protein, which produces MTDAAILIHLSASYATGLALEAQASLLAAFTDKIAALNLPVFLVPGNAALAGALKPNLKSTELEPAASEIAAIRQIFADRGVAHIFVFNGIFPLFDTELNAHLFKIHHEYRADITYGENLPPGIAPHLVSRDLLESLDVMEANDADVAAAGVRAFVEKNINQFHAEVHYQEPDLRLMRLDFSLSTRRSLAKTLAFFAKLDVGKPAYAQLQPLIVAAPELLHTFPSYIELEFSATSEHKSFFSPLRYVEQQAARLSRENFDQVKAYIATGLKDTSVCASGLGEPLEHPLAAEFLSDLLGDDNIRYVFVETNGIQLNRLLPLAGHAQAKKLRVIVLLNSLAKYQEYSGAPESTLSQVKSNFAAFAQALTANKLNAQEQLFLQAFKVEENETEIDALYALADELGGSFLLQKYNRYAGLMPERRVSDMTPLERYSCWHLRRDLFIRANGDVAFCKQTVDPQKPTARGNLSKDALAEIWRAQRDDFVLNFQEKYPAHLPCANCDEYFTFNF; this is translated from the coding sequence ATGACCGACGCCGCGATTCTCATTCACCTTTCAGCATCTTATGCGACGGGTCTGGCGCTTGAAGCACAGGCGTCTTTGCTTGCAGCCTTTACCGATAAGATCGCGGCGCTGAACCTGCCGGTGTTTCTTGTGCCAGGCAATGCGGCGCTTGCGGGCGCGCTGAAGCCAAACCTAAAGTCAACGGAGCTTGAACCGGCAGCCAGCGAAATTGCAGCGATCAGGCAAATTTTCGCCGATCGCGGTGTTGCGCACATCTTTGTATTTAACGGCATTTTCCCGCTCTTCGATACAGAGCTCAATGCACACCTGTTTAAGATTCATCACGAATACCGCGCCGATATCACCTACGGTGAAAATCTGCCGCCGGGCATAGCTCCGCATCTCGTCAGCCGCGACCTGCTCGAATCGCTCGATGTCATGGAGGCAAACGACGCTGACGTCGCCGCCGCGGGGGTCAGAGCATTCGTTGAAAAGAATATCAACCAGTTTCATGCCGAAGTGCACTATCAAGAGCCCGACCTGCGGCTCATGCGTCTCGATTTTTCACTTTCGACACGGCGCTCGCTCGCAAAAACTTTGGCCTTTTTCGCGAAGCTCGATGTGGGCAAACCAGCTTACGCGCAGCTGCAGCCGCTGATCGTCGCAGCGCCAGAATTACTGCACACTTTTCCGTCGTATATCGAACTCGAGTTCTCAGCAACCAGCGAACACAAAAGCTTCTTCTCACCGCTGCGATACGTCGAGCAGCAAGCAGCCCGGCTATCGCGTGAAAACTTCGACCAGGTAAAGGCGTATATCGCGACCGGGCTCAAAGATACTTCGGTTTGCGCCTCGGGTCTCGGCGAACCGTTGGAGCATCCGCTGGCAGCAGAGTTTCTGAGCGATTTACTCGGCGATGACAACATTCGCTACGTTTTTGTCGAGACGAATGGTATTCAGCTGAACCGGCTGTTGCCTCTCGCCGGCCATGCGCAGGCGAAAAAACTGCGGGTGATCGTGCTGCTCAATTCACTGGCGAAATATCAGGAATATTCTGGCGCGCCCGAATCGACGCTCTCGCAGGTGAAGTCGAATTTCGCCGCTTTCGCGCAGGCACTCACCGCAAACAAGCTGAATGCGCAAGAACAGCTTTTTCTGCAGGCATTCAAAGTCGAAGAAAACGAAACCGAAATCGATGCGCTGTATGCGCTTGCCGACGAACTCGGCGGCTCTTTCTTGCTGCAGAAATATAACCGTTATGCAGGTCTGATGCCCGAACGGCGCGTCTCAGACATGACCCCGCTTGAGCGCTATTCGTGCTGGCATTTGCGGCGCGACCTGTTCATTCGCGCGAACGGCGATGTCGCTTTCTGCAAGCAGACAGTAGACCCTCAAAAGCCGACGGCGCGCGGCAACTTAAGTAAAGACGCTCTTGCCGAAATCTGGCGCGCGCAGCGTGATGATTTTGTACTGAACTTTCAAGAGAAATATCCGGCGCATCTGCCTTGCGCGAACTGCGACGAATATTTTACGTTCAATTTTTAA
- a CDS encoding peptidylprolyl isomerase, which yields MRFAGLVFISLIFFVLTVSSAFAAVVLNDVIAVVANAPVTTIDLSQELDRLKRRKAPAKDKRGAKSQALDNLIGRAIIDVIAREESVTISPERINNAIKKEMDMRGILREEDFKKVIKRDTGMEFDDYKDELSRQLKTQQVMQLRVSVPNPTPSQVEEWYRQNKSRVGKKYTFRMIYIPVAGNELKVSNTMKAARAMGASSSAGFANAATKYSAHASRGRGGLMVDMRLDQVAQIDPILAGAINGTPMGTTSQIFVGSNGGYYCVRVESARAIGLDEVYDNVRAIIYSQNEQIEYGRWLKEQRKKVSVTIYLKDYQE from the coding sequence ATGCGTTTTGCTGGTTTGGTCTTTATTTCTCTAATCTTTTTCGTGCTGACTGTTTCTTCGGCTTTCGCGGCAGTCGTGCTCAATGACGTGATCGCGGTTGTGGCAAATGCGCCCGTAACGACGATCGACCTGTCGCAAGAACTCGACCGTCTCAAGAGGCGCAAAGCCCCCGCCAAAGACAAGCGCGGTGCAAAAAGCCAGGCGCTCGATAATCTTATCGGCCGCGCCATCATCGACGTCATCGCGCGCGAAGAGTCGGTCACAATCTCGCCAGAACGTATCAACAACGCAATCAAGAAAGAAATGGATATGCGGGGCATTCTGCGCGAAGAAGATTTCAAGAAGGTCATTAAGCGTGATACCGGTATGGAGTTTGATGACTACAAAGACGAACTTTCGCGCCAACTCAAGACTCAACAGGTGATGCAGCTGAGGGTGTCAGTACCCAACCCGACCCCTTCGCAGGTCGAAGAGTGGTACCGGCAGAACAAAAGCCGTGTCGGCAAGAAATACACTTTTCGCATGATCTACATACCCGTCGCGGGCAATGAACTAAAAGTCAGCAATACGATGAAAGCGGCGCGCGCCATGGGCGCTTCTTCAAGCGCCGGCTTCGCGAACGCAGCGACCAAGTATTCTGCGCATGCCTCGAGGGGCAGGGGCGGCCTCATGGTCGACATGCGTCTCGACCAGGTTGCGCAGATCGACCCGATCTTAGCCGGAGCGATTAACGGCACGCCAATGGGCACGACTTCGCAGATTTTCGTCGGCTCAAACGGTGGTTATTACTGCGTGCGCGTTGAGAGCGCGCGTGCGATTGGCCTCGACGAAGTCTACGACAATGTGCGCGCAATCATCTACAGCCAGAACGAACAGATTGAATATGGCCGCTGGCTGAAAGAACAGCGCAAAAAAGTTTCAGTCACCATCTATCTCAAAGACTATCAGGAATAG
- a CDS encoding transglycosylase domain-containing protein — protein MKNRLRRYALISLAIGSALVVTIFLLLWHQTSADLAFLISAVQHPPQTGEITYLDAAGVAFDHEKSGTSYRSVELEEIDTELIADLVAVEDRNFASHRGADFWRTMRAAFSYVVGAGSKASGGSTLTQQLIKNLLNHRERTPAQKAKEILLALRLENALVAAVPTGGGLSVGKRQILSAYFNHLFVANRYRGLKNFAELVLRKNVARLTAGERVAVLAVLRSPAAFMGPEVRLTETLRRIESALGRAGRNAANTKLTSAAEAARWLQNYTKLITGPVYLAEAKQPQSSLAKSIGNLFNLSTARREYSFTSTKVATQRIGALDEILQQRLENRLVKLNRAPAEKCSVTGAYLLVRLTDASVEAAGEDRCSQFNELVQAKRQVSSTIKPFLYAYAFETLQLTPASIFDDRRVTVAARDGSSYAPANHYKTFRGKMHLKNALQVSANTISLQLFDKVNKAGFSERMARAFARYPQDEVAPLLHRDYSLALGTVDLSPVHVASAYLALLSRGRKVYPHWGSLVSGIDPHQEMSLPVRANPEIIFDPLRAEQVREMLTAVLRPEGTGGEFMGARDEIVIQELGAKSGSGPVDTWFVGYSQDVLLLVWLGFRERSERPRDFHAATLWYDLYLATLPWFRPKPMVYAPELEKRYFCAETGLPPTPACRRIASALFRRDPARW, from the coding sequence TTGAAAAACCGCCTGCGCCGCTATGCACTGATCTCACTCGCGATCGGCTCAGCTCTCGTTGTAACAATATTCTTGCTCCTCTGGCACCAGACCAGCGCCGATTTGGCTTTTCTCATTTCTGCCGTGCAGCACCCGCCGCAGACAGGTGAAATCACATATCTTGATGCTGCGGGTGTGGCCTTCGACCATGAGAAATCGGGCACCAGCTACCGCAGCGTTGAGCTTGAAGAGATCGACACAGAACTTATCGCCGATCTTGTTGCAGTTGAAGACCGCAATTTCGCAAGCCACCGGGGTGCCGATTTCTGGCGCACGATGCGCGCGGCATTTTCTTATGTCGTCGGGGCCGGCAGCAAGGCTTCAGGTGGTAGCACGCTGACGCAGCAGCTGATCAAAAACCTGCTTAACCATCGCGAACGAACGCCCGCGCAAAAAGCAAAAGAGATCTTGCTGGCGCTGCGGCTCGAAAATGCCCTGGTTGCTGCAGTGCCAACCGGCGGAGGACTTAGCGTCGGCAAGCGGCAAATACTCTCGGCATACTTCAACCATCTTTTTGTGGCAAACCGCTACCGCGGACTTAAAAATTTCGCCGAACTTGTGCTCAGAAAAAACGTCGCACGGCTAACTGCTGGCGAGCGCGTCGCCGTCTTAGCAGTTCTGCGTTCGCCGGCAGCGTTTATGGGGCCTGAGGTGCGTCTGACCGAAACCCTGCGGCGTATTGAATCAGCATTGGGGCGCGCTGGTCGCAACGCGGCGAATACAAAGCTCACGTCGGCAGCAGAGGCCGCTCGCTGGTTGCAGAATTACACAAAGCTGATCACGGGGCCGGTTTATCTCGCAGAGGCGAAGCAACCCCAAAGTTCGCTCGCGAAGTCGATTGGCAATCTATTCAACCTGAGCACCGCCCGGCGTGAATATAGTTTTACTTCAACAAAAGTGGCTACTCAGCGCATCGGTGCGCTCGACGAGATTCTGCAACAGAGACTTGAAAACCGGCTTGTGAAACTGAACCGCGCCCCGGCAGAAAAATGCAGCGTGACGGGGGCATACCTGCTCGTTCGCCTCACCGATGCGTCGGTGGAAGCGGCAGGCGAAGACCGCTGCAGCCAGTTTAATGAACTGGTGCAGGCAAAGCGCCAGGTTTCGTCGACAATTAAACCGTTCTTGTACGCATATGCTTTCGAGACGCTGCAGCTGACCCCTGCGAGCATCTTCGACGACCGGCGCGTGACTGTGGCCGCGCGCGATGGCAGCAGCTATGCGCCGGCGAACCACTATAAGACCTTTCGCGGCAAGATGCACCTCAAGAATGCGCTACAAGTCTCGGCCAACACGATCAGCCTGCAGCTTTTCGATAAAGTTAACAAGGCTGGCTTCTCAGAGCGAATGGCGCGCGCGTTCGCGCGATATCCGCAAGATGAGGTGGCTCCATTGCTGCATCGAGACTATTCGCTGGCACTGGGTACTGTAGACCTCTCGCCGGTACACGTGGCTTCGGCATATCTGGCGCTACTCAGCAGAGGGCGTAAAGTTTACCCTCACTGGGGCAGTCTCGTATCGGGTATAGATCCTCATCAAGAAATGAGTCTGCCGGTGCGCGCAAACCCAGAAATTATTTTTGACCCGCTTAGGGCAGAGCAGGTGCGTGAAATGCTCACGGCGGTTTTGCGCCCCGAGGGTACCGGCGGCGAATTCATGGGTGCACGCGACGAGATTGTGATTCAAGAGCTGGGTGCGAAAAGTGGTTCGGGGCCGGTCGACACCTGGTTTGTCGGCTATTCGCAAGACGTGTTGCTGCTCGTTTGGCTGGGGTTTCGTGAGCGCAGCGAAAGGCCGCGTGATTTTCATGCGGCGACCTTGTGGTACGATCTCTACCTGGCGACATTGCCGTGGTTCAGACCGAAACCCATGGTATATGCTCCTGAGCTCGAGAAGCGATACTTTTGCGCCGAAACAGGATTACCCCCGACACCGGCCTGCCGCCGTATCGCGTCGGCTCTCTTCAGACGCGACCCGGCCCGCTGGTAG
- a CDS encoding YfaP family protein yields the protein MTKLRALVIVFTLVSLGLISAKGSEGAGGKRKASGLPEITISAPASGWTALKVVKIEGEVANAPKIEEVRFFHNGVLRHLPIIERKFSQEIVLGSGANYIKVEADNENGTASAALKLVTNNEAMDIKVILYWDTNFTDVDLWVTDPANERVFYGNRRSKIGGELDIDITTGYGPETFTQKAALPGEYLVQVQYYGGAQPTMAKVLVILYEGTEREKRLVMPALLHETGEGITIGKFKVD from the coding sequence ATGACGAAACTGCGCGCTCTGGTGATTGTCTTTACCCTGGTTTCGCTCGGCCTCATCTCGGCTAAAGGCAGCGAAGGCGCTGGCGGTAAGCGCAAAGCTTCAGGTCTGCCTGAGATTACCATTTCGGCACCCGCGAGCGGCTGGACAGCGCTTAAGGTCGTGAAGATCGAAGGGGAAGTCGCGAACGCCCCGAAAATTGAAGAAGTGCGCTTTTTCCACAACGGAGTGCTGCGACACCTGCCGATCATTGAAAGAAAATTTTCACAAGAGATTGTGCTCGGCAGCGGCGCCAATTATATCAAGGTTGAGGCCGACAACGAAAACGGCACAGCGAGCGCGGCGCTGAAACTCGTCACCAACAACGAAGCGATGGACATCAAAGTCATCTTGTACTGGGACACGAATTTCACCGACGTCGACCTTTGGGTGACCGACCCAGCGAACGAGCGCGTGTTCTATGGCAACCGGCGTTCGAAAATCGGCGGCGAGCTCGACATCGACATCACCACGGGTTATGGCCCCGAGACCTTTACGCAGAAGGCCGCGCTGCCGGGTGAATACCTGGTACAGGTGCAATATTATGGCGGCGCACAGCCGACGATGGCCAAGGTGCTCGTAATTTTATACGAAGGTACTGAGCGTGAAAAGCGCCTCGTCATGCCCGCTCTCTTGCACGAAACCGGCGAAGGCATTACGATCGGCAAATTTAAGGTGGATTAA
- a CDS encoding VanW family protein, with protein MRVLIPFTLILLTAASTLSALQKKVTLPITRYSYPVTANLDRAAATLKTITIAPGATFSLNDALGPRNAATGYRMAPVFGGNGVSLSEFGGGLCMVSSIVYNVALAAGLEILERHPHQRVVRYVAPGLDAALDYGRKDLKVRNPHSTPVSFRLTRHGKYLTAELFAEGTESASIRIEREVAQDQIPGSLEPGFRVRTLRVYTAHDATPVKKEILSQDTFLPIDAASEGDLQR; from the coding sequence ATGCGAGTACTGATACCTTTCACCCTCATCTTACTCACCGCAGCTTCGACCCTCTCTGCGCTGCAAAAAAAGGTCACGCTGCCGATTACCCGTTACTCATACCCCGTCACCGCGAATCTCGACCGTGCGGCCGCGACGCTCAAAACCATCACGATCGCGCCGGGCGCAACGTTCTCGTTGAATGACGCGCTCGGGCCCCGCAACGCAGCGACGGGTTACCGCATGGCACCGGTCTTTGGCGGCAATGGTGTGAGCCTGTCTGAATTCGGCGGCGGGCTCTGTATGGTGTCTTCGATCGTTTACAATGTCGCTCTTGCTGCAGGGCTCGAAATTCTGGAGCGCCACCCGCACCAGCGCGTTGTGCGCTATGTTGCCCCGGGGCTAGACGCCGCTCTCGACTACGGTCGCAAAGACCTGAAAGTACGAAATCCTCATTCTACACCTGTTTCGTTCAGGCTGACACGCCATGGCAAATATCTGACAGCAGAACTATTTGCCGAAGGCACAGAGAGCGCTTCGATTCGCATCGAGCGCGAAGTCGCGCAAGACCAGATACCCGGTTCTCTCGAACCCGGTTTCAGGGTGCGCACGCTGCGGGTTTACACTGCGCACGACGCGACGCCGGTGAAAAAAGAAATTCTTTCGCAAGATACCTTCTTGCCGATTGATGCAGCATCTGAGGGGGATCTTCAGCGATGA